A single Clostridia bacterium DNA region contains:
- the buk gene encoding butyrate kinase: MQETYRLLIINPGSTSTKIAIFDNEKPVLEQTLRHSNEELAPYATVIDQFEFRKNVILETLNTNGINITKLSAVVGRGGLLRPMEGGTYRVNNKMLEDLKGTVMGQHASNLGGIIANEIASQLGIPAFIVDPVVVDEMDEIARFSGMPEIKRICIWHALNQKAVARRAAADLGKKYEEINLIIAHLGGGISVGAHKNGRTIDVNNALNGEGPFSPERTGSLPVSNLVKLCYSGKYTIEEMNKKIAGKGGLVAYLGTNDGREVEKMIQAGDKNAELIYKAMAYQVAKEIGACATVLQGKVNAICLTGGLAYDKLLVGWIKEMVEFIGDVRVYPGEDEMIALAEGGLRVLRKEEAAKEYK; the protein is encoded by the coding sequence ATGCAGGAGACATATAGATTGCTTATTATTAATCCAGGCTCTACTTCTACCAAGATTGCTATTTTTGATAACGAGAAGCCTGTGTTGGAGCAGACCCTTAGACATTCAAACGAGGAACTTGCTCCTTATGCCACGGTAATAGACCAGTTTGAGTTCAGAAAGAATGTCATACTGGAAACCTTAAATACCAATGGCATAAATATTACAAAACTAAGTGCCGTGGTAGGCAGAGGCGGGCTTTTGAGGCCTATGGAAGGCGGAACATATAGAGTAAATAATAAAATGCTTGAGGATCTTAAGGGCACAGTCATGGGGCAGCATGCTTCAAACCTTGGAGGAATAATAGCCAACGAGATAGCTTCACAGTTGGGAATACCGGCCTTTATAGTTGATCCGGTCGTAGTTGATGAAATGGATGAAATTGCAAGATTCTCTGGTATGCCGGAAATAAAAAGAATATGTATATGGCATGCATTGAACCAGAAAGCAGTTGCAAGAAGAGCAGCAGCTGACTTGGGAAAGAAGTATGAAGAAATAAACCTCATAATTGCACATTTGGGTGGAGGTATTTCGGTAGGAGCCCATAAAAATGGCAGAACAATTGATGTAAACAACGCTCTTAACGGTGAAGGTCCCTTCTCTCCTGAAAGAACTGGGAGCTTGCCTGTCAGTAATCTCGTGAAGCTCTGTTATTCGGGCAAGTATACAATAGAAGAAATGAACAAGAAGATAGCCGGCAAGGGCGGTTTAGTTGCATATCTTGGAACTAACGACGGCAGGGAAGTTGAAAAAATGATACAAGCCGGCGACAAGAATGCAGAGCTCATATACAAGGCAATGGCATACCAGGTTGCCAAGGAGATAGGAGCCTGTGCAACAGTGCTTCAGGGTAAGGTGAATGCAATATGTCTGACAGGCGGTCTTGCATATGACAAGCTTCTTGTTGGTTGGATAAAAGAAATGGTAGAGTTCATAGGGGATGTAAGGGTATATCCCGGAGAAGACGAAATGATAGCTCTTGCTGAGGGCGGATTGAGGGTTCTTCGTAAAGAAGAAGCAGCAAAGGAATATAAATAA
- the buk gene encoding butyrate kinase encodes MAREYILAINPGSTSTKVAIFRGEKNLFQKNLSHSAEEVARFAKVTDQFEYREKMILDWIKEVGISTESLSAVVGRGGLLKPMPGGSYKVTDAMIEDLRIGIQGEHASNLGGIIAKGIADPEGIPALIVDPVASDEFDDIARISGLPEVPRRSLVHALNIKAVGRKAAKDMGKGLADFNFIIAHLGGGISIAPLRKGQIIDVSGADDGGPFSPERTGGLPVGDLIKMCYSGKFTQAEMRKKILGKSGFVGYLGTNDARDVIKMIEAGDKNAELIYDAMTYQIAKEIGSMAAVLKGDVDAILLTGGLAYSEFLCERIAKRVGFIAPVKVYAGEDEMQALAEGALRVLAGEEQAKIYEDEVK; translated from the coding sequence GTGGCAAGAGAGTATATATTAGCAATCAATCCTGGATCTACTTCGACAAAAGTAGCAATTTTCAGAGGTGAGAAGAATCTATTCCAAAAAAACCTAAGCCATTCTGCAGAGGAAGTAGCCAGATTTGCAAAGGTCACTGACCAGTTTGAGTATAGGGAAAAGATGATACTGGACTGGATTAAGGAAGTAGGCATATCTACCGAAAGCCTGTCCGCAGTGGTTGGCAGAGGCGGACTATTAAAACCAATGCCGGGTGGGAGCTATAAGGTAACTGATGCAATGATAGAAGACCTGCGAATAGGTATTCAAGGTGAACATGCCTCGAACCTTGGAGGGATAATAGCCAAAGGAATAGCTGATCCGGAAGGCATTCCTGCTCTTATAGTCGATCCTGTCGCTTCTGATGAATTCGACGATATTGCTCGAATATCAGGCCTGCCGGAAGTTCCGAGAAGATCTTTGGTGCATGCCTTAAACATTAAGGCTGTCGGCAGAAAAGCTGCAAAAGATATGGGAAAAGGGCTTGCTGACTTTAATTTCATAATTGCCCATCTCGGAGGGGGCATATCAATTGCACCTCTTAGAAAGGGACAAATAATCGATGTAAGTGGTGCTGACGATGGAGGTCCATTCTCACCTGAAAGAACAGGAGGGCTTCCGGTAGGAGACCTGATCAAAATGTGCTATTCAGGAAAGTTCACACAAGCAGAGATGAGGAAGAAAATTCTAGGTAAATCGGGATTTGTCGGTTACTTAGGAACAAATGATGCAAGAGATGTAATAAAAATGATTGAAGCTGGAGACAAGAATGCAGAGTTGATATATGATGCAATGACATATCAGATTGCCAAGGAGATTGGTTCAATGGCAGCTGTGCTAAAGGGAGATGTTGATGCAATCCTTCTTACCGGAGGGCTTGCATACTCGGAATTTTTATGTGAGAGAATAGCTAAGAGAGTTGGATTCATAGCGCCAGTGAAGGTATATGCCGGAGAAGATGAGATGCAGGCATTGGCCGAAGGTGCTTTAAGGGTGCTTGCGGGTGAAGAGCAAGCGAAGATATATGAAGATGAGGTGAAGTAA
- the ptb gene encoding phosphate butyryltransferase → MVRTFNEILRAAKDKGPKIIAVAVAQDIEVLSAVNGAKDLGIANAILVGDKDEISKAAKECGVDINKFDIIDIKEKDEACRKAVELVSTGKAHIVMKGLVDTSVILKAVLDEKIGLRTGNVLSHVAVFDVSGYDRLFYVTDAAMNIAPNVLQKKQIIENAVQVANALGNDNPKVALLAAVEKVNPKMQATLDAAELVKMNESGELTGCTLGGPFALDNAVSVEASKHKGIIHPVAGYADILLVPDIEAGNILYKSMVFLARAKNAGVIVGAKAPVVLTSRADSDEAKLNSIAIAALMAR, encoded by the coding sequence ATGGTTAGAACCTTTAATGAGATTCTAAGGGCTGCCAAGGATAAGGGACCCAAAATAATTGCTGTTGCAGTAGCTCAGGATATCGAGGTCTTATCCGCAGTCAATGGTGCCAAAGATTTGGGTATTGCAAATGCAATATTAGTTGGTGATAAGGATGAAATATCAAAAGCGGCAAAAGAATGCGGCGTGGATATAAACAAATTTGACATAATTGACATCAAGGAAAAGGATGAAGCGTGCAGAAAAGCGGTTGAGCTTGTCTCGACAGGAAAAGCACACATTGTAATGAAGGGGCTCGTTGATACCTCAGTGATATTGAAAGCAGTTTTGGATGAGAAGATAGGCCTAAGGACAGGAAACGTGCTTTCACATGTTGCGGTATTTGATGTATCTGGTTATGACAGACTTTTCTATGTCACAGATGCAGCTATGAATATAGCTCCGAACGTACTTCAAAAGAAGCAGATAATTGAGAATGCTGTACAAGTGGCCAATGCACTGGGGAATGATAATCCTAAGGTTGCATTGCTGGCAGCAGTGGAAAAGGTAAACCCCAAGATGCAGGCAACTCTAGATGCAGCAGAGCTAGTGAAAATGAATGAATCAGGAGAACTTACAGGCTGTACACTGGGAGGGCCTTTCGCTTTGGACAATGCAGTCTCAGTAGAGGCCTCCAAGCATAAGGGGATAATCCATCCGGTTGCAGGCTATGCAGATATTTTGCTGGTTCCGGATATTGAGGCAGGCAATATTCTGTATAAATCAATGGTTTTCCTTGCAAGAGCCAAGAATGCAGGGGTAATAGTAGGAGCTAAGGCTCCAGTGGTATTGACCTCTCGTGCCGATTCTGACGAGGCTAAGTTGAATTCAATTGCTATAGCAGCACTTATGGCAAGATGA